The Kineococcus radiotolerans SRS30216 = ATCC BAA-149 genomic interval GCGTCGCCGACGACGCCTGGGGCAGCGTGCGCAGCATCGCCACCGAGCGCCCCGACCTGCTGGAGGCCGTGGTGGAGCACGTCGCGGTGCACGGGCCCACCACCGCGCGACGGCTCGAGGCGGCCCTGACGCCGCAGGGCACCCGCCCCACCGAGCACTGGGGCTGGAACTGGTCCGACGTCAAGCGCGCCTGCGAGCACCTCTTCTTCGCCGGCCGCCTCTCCGCAGCCGGGCGGACCCGGCAGTTCGAGCGGCTCTACGACCTCACCGAGCGGGTCCTGCCCGCCGCGGTCGCCGCCCTCCCCGTCCCCGACCCCGCCGACGCCGTCCGCGAGCTGGTCCGGATCGCGGCCCGCGCCACCGGCGTCGCCACCGAGCCCAGCCTGCGCGACTACTTCCGCCTCAGCCCGCAGCGGTCCCGGACGGCGGTGGCCGAACTCGTCGAGGCCGGGGAGCTCGAACCCGTCCGGGTGCGGGGCTGGGCCGCGCACCGCCCGGCCTACCGGGTCCCGGGCACGCCCGCGCCCCGGGTGCGGGCCCGCGCGCTGCTCACCCCCTTCGACCCCCTGGTCTGGCACCGCGAGCGCACCCGGGAGCTGTTCGGCGTCGAGGTCCGGCTGGAGTTCTACGTGCCGCGCGAGCGCCGGGTCCACGGCTACTACGTGCTGCCCTTCCTGCTGGGGGAGGACGTCGTCGCCCGCGTGGACCTCAAGGCCGACCGGACCGCCCCCGCCCCGGACGGGACGGGACTGCTGCGGGTGGAGGCGTCCTGGGCCGAACCCGGCGCCCCGGCGGAGACCGCCGCCGAGCTCGCCGAGGAGCTGCACGACCTCGCCGGCTGGCTGGGGCTGGCCGGCGTGGTGGTCGCCGAGCGGGGCGACCTGGCCCCCGCGCTGTCCCGCGCGGTGGCGGGGACGTTCCGGCGTTCGGGTCACTGACGCGCGATCGCCTCAACATCACCTCCCCGCGGGCCGATCCAGCACTCGTGGACCTCGCCGCCCTCTCGCCCGACCAGCTCGGGCACGCCAGCGCTCTGCTCGAGCACGTGCTCACCGAGCTGAGCGCGGGGACCAGCGAGCGCGACGTGCTGACCCGGGCCGCGACCCTCGTCGCCGACCTCGTCGACGCCGACGTCGTCGCGGTGTGCGAAGGCGCGCACGTGCACGGCGGGGTCGGCCTCGGGCAGCGGTTCCTGCCCGAGCGCGGCCTGGCCCGCGTCGTCCGCGACGGCGGGGGGTCCTTCGCGGTGCCGGGCCTGGGCCGGGTCCGCGCCACCGTCGTCGCGGTGCCGGCCCTGTCCGGGGTCCACCTGGTCGTGGGCCGGGTCGAGGGCGCCGCCGAACCCGGGACCACCCTCACCACCACCGCCCTCGTCGCCCGCGTCCTGGGCCTGGTCGTCCTGAGCCGGCACGGGCGCGAGCGCGAGCGCTGGCACCGCCAGCAGGGGGCCCGGGGCGCCGCCGAGCGCGGCCGGCTGCAGCAGGCCCTGCGCCAGCGCGAGCAGGTCCTCACCACCTCGGTCCGCTTCCAGCGCGCGGTCTCCAGCCGCCGCCCGCTGCCGGAGCTGCTGCTGCAGATCGCCGCCAGCTCCTCCGAGCTCATGGACGGGCGCGCCGTCACCCTCGTCCTGGCCGACCCCCGCTCGCGGATGGAGATGCGCGTGGTCGCCGCCGTCGGCGAGCCGCAGCTGGACCCCGGGCTGGCGCTGGCCGCGACGGCGGCCCTGGGCGGGTTCGGGGTGGCGGTCGGCGACGAGCGCACCCCGGCGGCCGCGGCCGTGCACATCAACGGCCGCAGCGTGGGGGCGCTGGTCCTGGACACCCTCGGCAGCGGCTCCCTCGACCCGGTGGGGGCGACGGTGCTGCGCGCCTTCGCCGAGCACGCCAGCATGGCGCTCAGCCACGCCGACACCGTGCGCGCCGTCGAGGCCGCCTCCTCGGACCCGCTGACCAACCTGCCCAACCGCGCGGCCCTGCTGCGCCACCTCGAGGTCGCGCTGCGCGTCACCGAGGCCGACGGGGTGGGCACCGCGGTGCTGTTCATCGACCTCAACGGGTTCAAGCAGGTCAACGACTCCCTCGGCCACGCCGCCGGCGACGAGGTCCTGTCCCGGGTGGCCCGCCGGCTGCGCCGCTGCCTGCGCGGGGACGACCTCGCCGCCCGGCTCGGCGGGGACGAGTTCGCCCTCGTCGTGCGCGACGTGGAGCCGGCGCGCGCCGCGGCCCGCATCGCCGCGCGGGTGCAGGCCGACGTGGCGATGCCCCTGGAGACCCACGGCCGCACCGTCCGCGTGGGCGCGAGCATCGGCATCGCCGTCGCCGAGAGCGGGGTGGGGGCCGCGGAGATGCTGCGCCGGGCCGACAGCGCGATGTACCGCGCCAAGGCCGAGTCGCGGACGGGGTCCCCCGCGCCCTCCGCCGAGGCGACCGACGGCTCGCTGACGGGTCGCGTCGTCCTGTTCGAGGCCGACATGCACGACGTGGACCGGCTGCGCCGCCGGCTCGAGCACGACCTGCTCTCCGCCGTCACCGGGGAGGAGTTCGAGCTGGTCTACCAGCCGATCGTCCGCCTCGGCGACGGCGCGGTCGTGGGCGCGGAGGCCCTGCTGCGCTGGCGCCACGGCACCCGCGGGCTGCTGGAGCCGGGTGCGTTCCTCGCCGGCGCCGAGCGCTCCCCGGCGGTGGAGGAGCTGTGGCGGTGGGTCTTGCGCACCGCCTGCGCGCAGGCCGCGCTGTGGCGCGAGCAGGTCCCGGACCTGTCGATCACCGTCAACCTCTCCGCGGCGCACGTCATGACCCGCGGGGTCGCCGACGACGTCCGCCGGGCCCTGACCGCGGCGTCGCTGGACCCGACGGCCCTCGTCCTGGACGTCCCCGCCGACCTGCTCGCCGAGGACCCCGACGTCCTCGTCGCCCGCCTGAGGAAGCTGCGCGCCACCGGGGCGCGGATCCTGCTCGACGACTTCGCCACCCTGCGCCCCGACGGCGGGGTCCTCGCCGGGCACTCGCTGGCCCCGCTGCGCCAGCTGCCGGTGGACGGGGTGAAGCTGGACCGCACCCTCGTCGCCGAGATCGACGGCCCCGACGGCGTCGACGCGCTGGCCGCGGTCCGGACGCTGTGCGAGCTGGGCGCCGCCCTCGACCTGGGGGTCGTGGCGGAGGGCGTGGAGCGCGCCGAGCAGGTCCTGCTGCTCCAGGAGGCCGGCTGCACCGTCGGCCAGGGCGTCCTGCTGGGCGCGCCGCGCTCGGTGGAGGAGCTGGGCTCGGACCTCGCCGCCGGCGAGCTGGGCCCGGTCGAGCCCGGGGTCGCCGTCCCCGCGCTCGCGGACCTCGTCGAGCTCGTCGGCGCCCCGGGGGCGCACCCCGAGGCGGGCGGGCCGGAGCCGGGGCTCCCGCTGAGCGCCGCGGAGCTGTTCGCGCGGGAGTTCGGGCCGGTGGGGGTGGCCCGGGAGGGGGCCGTGGCCCTCCCGGCCCCTCCCGCCGCGGGGCCCGCCGGCGCCCCGGGGAGCCCGGTCCCGGTGCCCATCAGCGGCGTGCGGCCCACCGACCTGCGCCGGATGCTGGACCGCTCGCGCTGAGCGGCCCCTCCGTCGCGGCGGGTGGCTCCCCGTGCGTTCACCGTCACCCGCGGTCGCGCCGCTAGAGTGAAGGGGTGCCAGCGATCGTCGAAAAGGTCCTCCGCGCCGGTGAGGGCCGCGTGGTCAAGCGCCTGCACCGCGTCGCGGAGCAGGTGAACGCCCTCGAGAGCGACTTCGAGGCCATGAACGACGAGGAGCTGCGCGGCGAGACCGTCCGCTTCCGCGAGCGCCTCGCGGCCGGTGAGACGCTCGACGACCTGCTCCCCGAGGCCTTCGCGGTGGTGCGCGAGGCCGCCCGGCGCACGCTGGGCCAGCGCCACTTCGACGTGCAGCTCATGGGGGGTGCGGCCCTGCACCAGGGCAACATCGCCGAGATGCGCACCGGTGAGGGCAAGACCCTCGTCGCGACGCTGCCGGCCTACCTCAACGCCCTGTCGGGCAAGGGCGTGCACGTCATCACGGTCAACGACTTCCTGGCCGAGTACCAGAGCGAGCTGATGGGCCGGGTGTACCGGTTCCTGGGCCTGACCAGCGCGTGCATCCTGTCCCGGATGCGCCCCGACGAGCGGCGCGAGGCCTACGCCGCCGACATCACCTACGGCACGAACAACGAGTTCGGCTTCGACTACCTGCGCGACAACATGGCCTGGAGCACGGCCGAGATGGTCCAGCGCGGGCACAACTTCGCCATCGTGGACGAGGTCGACTCCATCCTCATCGACGAGGCCCGCACCCCGCTGATCATCTCGGGCCCCTCGGATTCCCCGACGAAGTGGTACGGCGAGTTCGCCAAGATCGCCCGCCGCCTGACCGTCGACGTCGACTACGAGGTCGACGAGAAGAAGCGCACCATCGGCATCCTCGAGGCCGGCATCGAGAAGGTCGAGGACCTCCTCGGCATCGAGAACCTCTACGAGAGCGTGAACACCCCGCTCATCGGGTTCCTCAACAACGCCGTCAAGGCCAAGGAGCTCTTCAAGCGGGACAAGGACTACGTCGTGTCCCCCAACGACGAGGTCCTCATCGTCGACGAGCACACCGGGCGCATCCTCGCGGGCCGCCGCTACAACGAGGGCATGCACCAGGCCATCGAGGCCAAGGAGGGGGTGCCGATCCAGAACGAGAACCAGACGCTGGCGACGATCACCCTGCAGAACTTCTTCCGCATGTACGACAAGCTGGCGGGGATGACCGGCACGGCCATGACCGAGGCCGCCGAGTTCCACCAGACGTACAAGCTGGGCGTCGTCCCCATCCCGACGAACCGCCCGGCGGTGCGGGTGGACCAGCCCGACCTCGTCTACAAGAACGAGCAGGCCAAGTTCGCCGCCGTCGTCGAGGACATCGCCGAGCACCACGCGGCGGGTCAGCCCGTCCTCGTCGGCACCACCAGCGTCGAGAAGAGCGAGTACCTCTCGACCCTGCTCACCAAGGCCGGGGTCGAGCACACCGTCCTCAACGCCAAGCAGCACGAGCGCGAGGCCTCGATCGTGGCGATGGCGGGCCGCAAGGGCGCCGTCACCGTCGCCACGAACATGGCCGGCCGCGGGACGGACATCATCCTGGGCGGCAACGCGGAGTTCCTGGCCGTGCAGGCCATGAGGGACAAGGGCCTCGACCCGGACGAGACGCCCGAGGACTACGAGGCCGCGTGGCCGGAGGTCCTGGAGCAGGCCCAGGCGTCGGTGAAGGCCGAGCACGACGAGGTCCGCGACCTGGGCGGGCTCTACGTCCTGGGCACCGAGCGCCACGAGTCGCGCCGCATCGACAACCAGCTGCGGGGGCGCTCGGGGCGCCAGGGCGACCCGGGGGAGTCCCGCTTCTACCTGTCCCTGACCGACGACCTCATGCGGCTGTTCAACGCGGCCCTGGTCGAGTCCTTCCTGACCCGCACGGGCATCCCGGAGGACGTCCCCATCGAGTCGAAGATGGTCTCGCGCGCCATCCAGAGCGCGCAGGGGCAGGTCGAGGGCCGCAACTTCGAGATCCGCAAGAACGTCCTGAAGTA includes:
- a CDS encoding winged helix-turn-helix domain-containing protein; translation: MTAGRPAVPPAVEEITARQARRAALAAQGFSRRRPATVTAAGVSRVLDRLGVVQIDSVNVLCRSHYLPFFSRLGPYSTDLVDRAANRGPRRLVEYWAHEASYVAPATHRLLRWRMDRVADDAWGSVRSIATERPDLLEAVVEHVAVHGPTTARRLEAALTPQGTRPTEHWGWNWSDVKRACEHLFFAGRLSAAGRTRQFERLYDLTERVLPAAVAALPVPDPADAVRELVRIAARATGVATEPSLRDYFRLSPQRSRTAVAELVEAGELEPVRVRGWAAHRPAYRVPGTPAPRVRARALLTPFDPLVWHRERTRELFGVEVRLEFYVPRERRVHGYYVLPFLLGEDVVARVDLKADRTAPAPDGTGLLRVEASWAEPGAPAETAAELAEELHDLAGWLGLAGVVVAERGDLAPALSRAVAGTFRRSGH
- a CDS encoding putative bifunctional diguanylate cyclase/phosphodiesterase; the protein is MDLAALSPDQLGHASALLEHVLTELSAGTSERDVLTRAATLVADLVDADVVAVCEGAHVHGGVGLGQRFLPERGLARVVRDGGGSFAVPGLGRVRATVVAVPALSGVHLVVGRVEGAAEPGTTLTTTALVARVLGLVVLSRHGRERERWHRQQGARGAAERGRLQQALRQREQVLTTSVRFQRAVSSRRPLPELLLQIAASSSELMDGRAVTLVLADPRSRMEMRVVAAVGEPQLDPGLALAATAALGGFGVAVGDERTPAAAAVHINGRSVGALVLDTLGSGSLDPVGATVLRAFAEHASMALSHADTVRAVEAASSDPLTNLPNRAALLRHLEVALRVTEADGVGTAVLFIDLNGFKQVNDSLGHAAGDEVLSRVARRLRRCLRGDDLAARLGGDEFALVVRDVEPARAAARIAARVQADVAMPLETHGRTVRVGASIGIAVAESGVGAAEMLRRADSAMYRAKAESRTGSPAPSAEATDGSLTGRVVLFEADMHDVDRLRRRLEHDLLSAVTGEEFELVYQPIVRLGDGAVVGAEALLRWRHGTRGLLEPGAFLAGAERSPAVEELWRWVLRTACAQAALWREQVPDLSITVNLSAAHVMTRGVADDVRRALTAASLDPTALVLDVPADLLAEDPDVLVARLRKLRATGARILLDDFATLRPDGGVLAGHSLAPLRQLPVDGVKLDRTLVAEIDGPDGVDALAAVRTLCELGAALDLGVVAEGVERAEQVLLLQEAGCTVGQGVLLGAPRSVEELGSDLAAGELGPVEPGVAVPALADLVELVGAPGAHPEAGGPEPGLPLSAAELFAREFGPVGVAREGAVALPAPPAAGPAGAPGSPVPVPISGVRPTDLRRMLDRSR
- the secA gene encoding preprotein translocase subunit SecA; this translates as MPAIVEKVLRAGEGRVVKRLHRVAEQVNALESDFEAMNDEELRGETVRFRERLAAGETLDDLLPEAFAVVREAARRTLGQRHFDVQLMGGAALHQGNIAEMRTGEGKTLVATLPAYLNALSGKGVHVITVNDFLAEYQSELMGRVYRFLGLTSACILSRMRPDERREAYAADITYGTNNEFGFDYLRDNMAWSTAEMVQRGHNFAIVDEVDSILIDEARTPLIISGPSDSPTKWYGEFAKIARRLTVDVDYEVDEKKRTIGILEAGIEKVEDLLGIENLYESVNTPLIGFLNNAVKAKELFKRDKDYVVSPNDEVLIVDEHTGRILAGRRYNEGMHQAIEAKEGVPIQNENQTLATITLQNFFRMYDKLAGMTGTAMTEAAEFHQTYKLGVVPIPTNRPAVRVDQPDLVYKNEQAKFAAVVEDIAEHHAAGQPVLVGTTSVEKSEYLSTLLTKAGVEHTVLNAKQHEREASIVAMAGRKGAVTVATNMAGRGTDIILGGNAEFLAVQAMRDKGLDPDETPEDYEAAWPEVLEQAQASVKAEHDEVRDLGGLYVLGTERHESRRIDNQLRGRSGRQGDPGESRFYLSLTDDLMRLFNAALVESFLTRTGIPEDVPIESKMVSRAIQSAQGQVEGRNFEIRKNVLKYDDVLNRQREVIYAERRKVLEGEDLHLQIRHFIDDVVTAYVTEATARGFGEDWDLDELFEALRSLYPVSVTPEEVVEAAGGRGNLTVERLLEEMRADAQACYDAREQELGETVVRDLERRVVLSVLDRKWREHLYEMDYLQEGIGLRAMAQRDPLVEYQREGYQLFGAMTEAIKEESVGYLFSLQVQPAAQAGAAATPPGFGAPPVRQQLQYSAPTAEGDVEVHAGDAAATDADTGNRAQRRANQRQQREV